The following are encoded together in the Streptomyces rapamycinicus NRRL 5491 genome:
- a CDS encoding helix-turn-helix domain-containing protein codes for MSETDDRPMLAVRLDNLFKTVRPKGKHWTNAEVAEELKRANPELKVGGVYLSQLRTGKRSNPSPDLLAALARFFGVSVAYFFDDQVAESVLSEIAGIEALRQAGVRAVAMRAAGMKKENLEAITTIMDQYRQLQGLPPVSDTSDSE; via the coding sequence ATGTCCGAGACTGACGACCGGCCCATGCTGGCAGTGCGTCTGGACAACCTCTTCAAGACGGTTCGTCCCAAGGGCAAGCACTGGACCAACGCCGAGGTGGCGGAGGAGCTCAAGCGGGCCAACCCCGAATTGAAGGTCGGGGGTGTGTATCTGTCGCAGTTGCGGACGGGCAAGCGCTCCAATCCCTCCCCGGACCTGCTGGCCGCCCTGGCACGCTTCTTCGGCGTGTCGGTGGCCTACTTCTTCGACGACCAGGTCGCCGAGTCGGTGCTCAGTGAGATCGCCGGCATCGAGGCGCTGCGCCAGGCCGGGGTCCGTGCCGTGGCGATGCGCGCGGCGGGGATGAAGAAGGAGAACCTCGAGGCCATCACGACCATCATGGATCAGTACCGGCAGCTCCAGGGCCTTCCGCCGGTCAGCGACACCTCGGACTCGGAATGA
- a CDS encoding toxin gives MRGAGRGRSADHDRRSQLKKLRKAGARRIADLDLPEVADVAELCRHLGEVRGRPITLVPMPMPATHPCGMWVAARDEDLIFYDANTTSAHQEHIILHELGHIICCHRGAGWLDEASARLLFPNLDPDLVRDMLLRATYDDVQEQEAEIIAYLLSQRVGGTEERHGAPAAGDAGASGKDAMLSRIERTLI, from the coding sequence GTGAGGGGCGCAGGCAGGGGGCGGTCGGCCGATCACGACCGCCGCAGTCAGCTCAAGAAGCTCCGGAAGGCCGGTGCGCGGCGGATCGCCGACCTCGACCTGCCGGAGGTGGCCGATGTGGCCGAGCTCTGCCGCCATCTCGGCGAGGTCCGCGGCCGCCCGATCACGCTGGTCCCGATGCCGATGCCGGCGACGCACCCCTGCGGCATGTGGGTCGCCGCCCGCGACGAGGACCTCATCTTCTATGACGCCAACACGACCAGCGCGCATCAGGAGCACATCATCTTGCACGAGCTGGGCCACATCATCTGCTGCCATCGCGGGGCGGGTTGGCTGGACGAGGCGAGCGCCCGCCTCCTCTTCCCCAACCTCGACCCCGACCTCGTGCGTGACATGCTCCTGCGCGCGACCTACGACGACGTCCAGGAGCAGGAAGCGGAGATCATCGCCTATCTGCTCTCCCAACGGGTGGGCGGCACCGAGGAGCGGCACGGCGCGCCCGCGGCCGGGGACGCCGGGGCATCCGGGAAGGACGCCATGCTCAGCCGGATCGAACGCACCCTGATCTGA
- a CDS encoding aminotransferase class I/II-fold pyridoxal phosphate-dependent enzyme — MGASGTRRDDVAIVGMACRFPGAWNVNQYWRLLNEPRAQFATVPDSRWRTATFLSDNLRDTSSTYTDTMALLPDVGHFDAAHYGIPPRRARSMDPQGRLLIDLTREAIQDAGWEAEGFDREETSVITALTESGYREITTMRIRMRQLTGGEFGARATDPRWPETVRAVDGLHGSSVAGLLLNMGPNTVSSVFDLHGESYALDSACSGGLMAVANAVFALRAGRCRIALAGGAQLILAPDLLVGLCRIGAISRSGRCLPFGAEADGFVLGEGAGVLALRPLADALAAGDRVYAVIRGVGTANDGTVQGGMHPQAAGQLRALRRAYRDADLTPDSVGYLEAHGTGTTVGDPVEVGVLGELRGERGAPAFLGAVKAVVGHALNAAGMAGLVKTVLAVHRGVIPPQPEFDLADRSGLDAARLIVPTKPTVWPESGQPRRAGVSAFGFGGTGVHLVVEECATAPARPAPEEGPRLLVLSARDRAGLVRYARELADTLAEDRPPLAGVAETLARRAPLAERLALVAEDTADAVTKLTAAAEAGAAGRTGRLGPGQMAGTVPPGERPEAAVPAPGSLPAGERPAALARLAERAVTGAGLRPVVEHIPPCTLPPSPLAPRHHWAVDESARAPEEAPPALAAVGEGRTGPVDARAGGGSAASIVLEELSRTGVFPLADLTERMELVTDLGFDSLMLQELEVNIGKRIPGFRTEEIFSPDLTVERLVGLVDPHLTGKPVLGEPPPRETRADWDAATACADDFPEVRQFEERLSTITGSGADFPYFRVHQGTIRDTTMIGERPYLSFGSYNYLGLSGHPAVNEAVHQAVDRYGTSVSASRVLSGERDLTVRLERALADFLGTADCLALVSGHATNVTAIGHLVGARDLVVHDALAHDSILQGCALSGAARRPFAHNDVGALEDTLRRNRSRFRRVLIVVEGAYSMDGDLVDLPAVIELKRRYGALLMVDEAHSIGTVGERGRGVGEFFGVDRTDVDLWMGTLSKTFASCGGYLGGSARMVRWLRHTLPGFVYSVGLTPANAAAALAATELIVAEPHRVRALRRNAELFLGLAGSAGLATGTSAHTPIVPCLLGDSARTLHIADRLFDRGVIADPIFHPAVEEGLARLRFFVTSEHREDDIRRTVAILAEEVAATGG; from the coding sequence GTGGGCGCAAGCGGAACGCGGCGCGATGACGTCGCGATCGTGGGAATGGCCTGCCGGTTCCCGGGGGCGTGGAACGTCAACCAGTACTGGCGGCTCCTCAATGAACCGCGGGCGCAGTTCGCCACCGTCCCGGACTCGAGATGGCGCACCGCCACCTTCCTCAGCGACAACTTACGTGACACATCCTCGACCTACACGGACACCATGGCTCTGCTGCCGGACGTGGGCCACTTCGACGCGGCGCACTACGGCATCCCACCCCGCCGGGCCAGATCGATGGACCCGCAAGGGCGGCTGCTGATCGACCTGACCCGGGAGGCGATCCAGGACGCCGGATGGGAGGCCGAGGGCTTCGACCGCGAGGAGACCTCGGTGATCACGGCGCTCACCGAGAGCGGCTACCGCGAGATCACCACGATGCGCATCCGGATGCGCCAGCTGACCGGCGGCGAGTTCGGGGCGCGGGCCACCGATCCCCGGTGGCCGGAGACGGTCCGCGCGGTGGACGGGCTGCACGGCTCGTCCGTGGCCGGACTGCTGCTCAACATGGGGCCGAACACCGTCAGTTCGGTCTTCGATCTGCACGGCGAGAGCTACGCGCTGGACTCGGCGTGCTCCGGTGGCCTCATGGCCGTGGCCAACGCCGTGTTCGCACTGCGCGCGGGGCGCTGCCGCATCGCCCTCGCGGGCGGCGCCCAGCTGATCCTCGCCCCCGACCTGCTGGTGGGGCTGTGTCGGATCGGCGCCATCTCGCGCAGCGGCAGATGCCTGCCGTTCGGCGCCGAGGCCGATGGCTTCGTCCTGGGGGAGGGCGCCGGGGTCCTGGCGCTGCGCCCCCTGGCCGACGCGCTGGCCGCCGGCGACCGGGTCTACGCGGTGATCCGGGGCGTGGGCACGGCCAACGACGGGACCGTACAGGGCGGGATGCACCCCCAGGCGGCCGGTCAGCTCAGGGCCCTGCGCCGGGCCTACCGCGACGCCGATCTGACCCCGGACTCGGTGGGCTACCTCGAGGCGCACGGCACCGGGACCACGGTCGGCGATCCGGTCGAGGTCGGTGTCCTGGGCGAACTGCGGGGCGAGCGGGGCGCGCCCGCCTTCCTCGGCGCGGTGAAGGCGGTGGTCGGACACGCGCTCAACGCCGCCGGGATGGCCGGTCTGGTCAAGACGGTGCTGGCCGTGCACCGGGGAGTGATACCGCCGCAGCCCGAGTTCGACCTCGCCGACCGCTCCGGGCTCGACGCCGCACGGCTGATCGTCCCGACGAAGCCCACCGTATGGCCGGAGTCCGGGCAGCCGCGCCGGGCTGGGGTGAGCGCCTTCGGCTTCGGTGGCACCGGTGTCCATCTGGTGGTCGAGGAGTGCGCCACCGCACCGGCCCGTCCCGCACCGGAGGAGGGGCCGCGGCTGCTGGTGCTCAGCGCCCGCGACCGGGCCGGGCTGGTCCGTTACGCCCGGGAGCTGGCCGACACCCTCGCCGAGGACCGTCCGCCGCTGGCCGGGGTGGCGGAGACCCTGGCCCGCCGGGCTCCGCTCGCCGAACGCCTCGCCCTGGTGGCCGAGGACACCGCCGACGCCGTCACCAAGCTGACCGCCGCCGCCGAGGCGGGGGCGGCCGGCCGCACCGGGCGGCTCGGGCCGGGGCAGATGGCCGGGACGGTACCACCCGGTGAGCGGCCGGAGGCCGCCGTGCCCGCGCCGGGCTCGCTGCCCGCCGGGGAGCGTCCGGCCGCGCTGGCCCGGCTCGCCGAGCGGGCGGTCACCGGCGCGGGGCTCCGCCCGGTGGTGGAGCACATACCCCCCTGCACCCTGCCACCGAGTCCGCTCGCCCCGCGTCACCACTGGGCGGTGGACGAGTCGGCGCGCGCGCCCGAGGAGGCCCCGCCCGCCCTCGCGGCGGTGGGGGAGGGCCGGACCGGGCCGGTGGACGCGCGGGCAGGTGGCGGATCCGCCGCGTCCATCGTGCTCGAAGAGCTCTCGCGGACCGGTGTCTTCCCGCTCGCCGATCTGACCGAGCGGATGGAGCTGGTGACCGACCTCGGCTTCGACTCCCTGATGCTCCAGGAGCTGGAGGTCAACATCGGCAAGCGGATACCGGGATTCCGCACCGAGGAGATCTTCTCGCCCGACCTCACCGTGGAACGGCTGGTCGGGCTGGTCGATCCGCATCTCACCGGAAAGCCCGTCCTCGGCGAGCCACCGCCCCGGGAGACACGGGCCGACTGGGACGCGGCGACCGCGTGCGCCGATGACTTCCCCGAGGTGCGGCAGTTCGAGGAGCGCCTGAGCACGATCACCGGCAGCGGCGCGGACTTCCCGTACTTCCGCGTCCACCAGGGCACCATCCGCGATACGACCATGATCGGCGAAAGGCCGTATCTGTCCTTCGGCAGCTACAACTACCTGGGGCTCTCCGGCCACCCGGCGGTCAACGAGGCCGTGCACCAGGCGGTGGACCGGTACGGGACCTCGGTCTCGGCCAGCCGGGTGCTCTCCGGCGAACGGGACCTGACCGTACGGCTGGAGCGGGCGCTGGCCGACTTCCTCGGCACCGCGGACTGCCTGGCGCTGGTGAGCGGCCACGCCACCAACGTCACCGCGATCGGGCACCTCGTCGGCGCGCGGGACCTGGTGGTGCACGACGCGCTCGCCCACGACAGCATCCTCCAGGGCTGCGCCCTGTCCGGGGCGGCGCGGCGCCCGTTCGCCCACAACGACGTCGGCGCCCTGGAGGACACGCTGCGGCGCAACCGGTCCCGGTTCAGACGGGTGCTGATCGTCGTCGAGGGCGCCTACAGCATGGACGGCGACCTGGTGGACCTGCCCGCCGTGATCGAGCTGAAGCGGCGCTACGGCGCCCTGCTGATGGTCGACGAGGCGCACAGCATCGGCACCGTGGGCGAACGCGGCCGTGGCGTCGGCGAGTTCTTCGGCGTCGACCGGACCGATGTGGACCTGTGGATGGGCACCCTGTCCAAGACGTTCGCCAGCTGCGGGGGCTATCTCGGCGGCTCGGCCCGGATGGTGCGGTGGCTGCGGCACACGCTGCCGGGCTTTGTCTACAGCGTCGGTCTGACCCCGGCCAACGCGGCCGCGGCGCTGGCCGCCACCGAGCTGATCGTCGCCGAACCCCACCGGGTGCGCGCCCTGCGGCGCAACGCCGAGCTCTTCCTCGGCCTGGCCGGGTCGGCCGGCCTTGCGACGGGCACCAGCGCCCACACGCCGATCGTGCCGTGTCTCCTCGGCGACTCGGCGAGGACCCTGCACATCGCGGACCGGCTGTTCGACCGCGGTGTCATCGCCGATCCGATCTTCCACCCCGCAGTGGAGGAGGGGCTCGCCAGGCTGCGGTTCTTCGTCACCAGCGAGCACCGCGAGGACGACATCCGGCGCACCGTGGCGATCCTGGCCGAGGAGGTGGCGGCCACCGGGGGATGA
- a CDS encoding NAD-dependent epimerase/dehydratase family protein, giving the protein MNLHVVIGFGPAGAATARLLAERGHTVRVITRSGRSPEPGIEHVALDATDSERLTEAVRGAVALYSCGAPPYHRWASEWPSLASSLRATAEATGAVLVMLGNLYGYGPVDGPMTEELPLAATGTKGRVRAAGWEQARALHEQGRIKAVEVRASDFFGPGVTDGGHLAGRVVPAVLRGKSVSSLGDPDTPHSWSYIPDVAAALAEVAGEERAWGRAWHVPTAPALSTREMVDRLATEAETGPVAVRRLPSAVLGLASLVSPLLRELKEVRYQFDRPFIMDASAYEAEFAVRATPVDEQVKATVEWWRERLATAR; this is encoded by the coding sequence GTGAACCTTCATGTCGTCATAGGATTCGGGCCCGCGGGGGCGGCCACTGCTCGGCTGCTCGCCGAAAGAGGCCATACGGTACGTGTCATCACCAGGTCGGGCCGCAGCCCGGAACCGGGTATCGAGCATGTCGCGCTGGACGCGACGGACAGTGAGCGACTGACCGAGGCCGTGCGGGGCGCGGTCGCCCTCTACAGCTGCGGCGCACCGCCCTACCACCGCTGGGCGAGTGAATGGCCGTCCCTGGCCTCGTCGCTCCGCGCGACCGCCGAGGCCACCGGGGCGGTCCTGGTCATGCTGGGTAACCTCTACGGGTACGGCCCGGTGGACGGCCCCATGACCGAGGAGCTGCCGCTCGCCGCCACCGGCACCAAGGGGCGGGTGCGCGCCGCCGGGTGGGAGCAGGCGCGAGCCCTCCATGAGCAGGGCCGTATCAAGGCGGTCGAGGTGCGGGCGTCGGACTTCTTCGGGCCCGGGGTCACCGACGGCGGACACCTTGCCGGGCGGGTCGTGCCGGCTGTGCTGCGCGGCAAGTCGGTCTCCTCGCTCGGGGACCCCGACACCCCGCACAGCTGGAGCTATATCCCCGACGTGGCCGCCGCCCTGGCCGAGGTGGCGGGCGAGGAGCGGGCCTGGGGGCGGGCCTGGCACGTGCCGACGGCGCCCGCGCTGTCCACCCGCGAGATGGTCGACCGCCTCGCCACCGAGGCGGAGACCGGGCCGGTCGCGGTGCGCAGGCTGCCGTCGGCCGTGCTGGGACTCGCGTCGCTGGTCTCCCCGCTGCTCCGCGAACTGAAGGAGGTCCGGTACCAGTTCGACCGGCCCTTCATCATGGACGCGAGTGCCTACGAAGCCGAGTTCGCGGTGCGCGCCACCCCCGTCGACGAGCAGGTCAAGGCGACGGTGGAGTGGTGGCGCGAGCGACTGGCCACCGCCCGGTGA
- a CDS encoding amidase family protein, translating to MRKPSLATLVAALVAGSLCAGAPQPRAEAADTGGGIPSPSAASPTELGFDLDTVTIPQLQTRMANGSLTSAALTIAYLRRIKAIDPTIHAVLRTDPTALRQAAASDARHRDGHTRGPLDGIPVLLKDNVNTRDLPTTAGSLALAGSPPDADAALVTRLRHAGAVILGKTNLSEWANFRAAKPTSGWSAVGGQTSNPYVLDRNPCGSSAGSGAALAASLAQVAIGTETDGSIVCPAGMNGVVGHKPSLGLVSQSGVVPISAEQDTAGPMARNVIDTALTFSVLSDTALPGDPAALPKTSGLRGKRIGLWRLPSLGPEVDAVMTRTAKRLRTAGAEVVEVTPPYQDRLAELEFPALLSEFHRDIDAYLATRKGPRDLAELIEFNRAHPAEQSCFAGQELFEQALAAPPTTDPEYRAMRAELKDLSRRSLDETMATHRLDAIASPTNPPAWTTDCARGDNDVIPSSTPAAVAGYPSLSVPAGFVDELPVGVLLMAGDRKDTELLSLGAAVERRLHAWRAPRYLPSAQTDASR from the coding sequence ATGAGGAAGCCGAGCCTTGCCACGCTGGTCGCCGCCCTGGTGGCGGGCTCCCTCTGCGCGGGCGCACCGCAACCGCGGGCCGAGGCCGCCGATACCGGCGGTGGCATCCCGTCGCCGTCGGCCGCTTCCCCCACCGAACTCGGCTTCGACCTCGACACGGTGACGATCCCGCAACTCCAGACGCGGATGGCGAACGGTTCGCTGACCTCGGCCGCCCTGACCATCGCCTATCTGCGGCGGATCAAGGCCATCGACCCCACGATCCACGCGGTGCTGCGCACCGACCCCACCGCCCTGCGGCAGGCGGCCGCCAGCGACGCCAGGCACCGCGACGGCCACACCCGTGGCCCGCTCGACGGCATCCCCGTCCTCCTCAAGGACAATGTGAACACCCGCGACCTGCCCACGACCGCCGGTTCGCTGGCGCTGGCCGGAAGTCCGCCGGACGCGGACGCCGCCCTGGTGACGCGGCTGCGCCACGCGGGGGCGGTGATCCTCGGCAAGACCAACCTGTCCGAGTGGGCCAACTTCCGTGCTGCCAAGCCGACTTCGGGGTGGTCGGCGGTGGGCGGGCAGACCAGCAACCCCTACGTACTGGACCGGAATCCCTGCGGGTCGTCCGCCGGTTCGGGCGCCGCGCTCGCCGCGTCGCTTGCGCAGGTTGCGATCGGCACCGAGACCGACGGCTCCATCGTGTGCCCGGCCGGGATGAACGGGGTGGTCGGCCACAAGCCCAGCCTCGGCCTCGTCAGCCAGTCCGGAGTGGTCCCGATCTCCGCCGAGCAGGACACCGCGGGGCCGATGGCGCGCAATGTGATCGACACCGCGCTCACCTTCTCGGTGCTCAGCGACACCGCACTCCCAGGCGATCCCGCCGCCCTTCCGAAGACGTCCGGTCTGCGCGGCAAGCGCATCGGCCTGTGGCGGCTGCCCTCGCTCGGGCCCGAGGTGGACGCCGTGATGACCCGTACCGCGAAGCGACTGCGTACGGCGGGGGCCGAGGTCGTCGAGGTGACACCGCCGTACCAGGACCGGCTGGCCGAGCTGGAGTTCCCCGCGCTGCTGAGCGAGTTCCACCGGGACATCGACGCCTACCTCGCCACCCGCAAGGGCCCGCGAGACCTCGCCGAGCTGATCGAATTCAACCGCGCCCACCCGGCGGAGCAGAGCTGCTTCGCGGGCCAGGAGCTGTTCGAGCAGGCGCTTGCCGCGCCTCCCACCACCGACCCCGAATACCGGGCCATGCGCGCCGAGTTGAAGGACCTTTCGCGGCGTTCCCTCGACGAGACCATGGCCACCCATCGACTGGACGCCATCGCCTCGCCGACGAACCCGCCCGCCTGGACCACCGACTGCGCACGCGGCGACAATGATGTGATCCCGTCCTCGACCCCCGCGGCGGTGGCCGGATACCCGTCCCTGTCGGTGCCCGCCGGGTTCGTGGACGAGCTGCCCGTGGGTGTGCTCCTGATGGCCGGTGACCGCAAGGACACCGAACTGCTGTCGCTGGGCGCCGCGGTGGAGCGCCGGCTTCACGCCTGGCGAGCGCCGCGCTACCTGCCGTCAGCGCAAACCGACGCCTCCCGGTGA
- a CDS encoding cytochrome P450 — protein sequence MHFPASAPSELESLAVEPLMTRDFETRPAAVYARLRARYGPVAPVDLHGVPVWLVLGYREVWEVLRDESAWKKDVQNWRWLREGRVPSDWPHLPGYQVSHLLVQDDQRHKATRAAVEGALAPFQDSDTPQSWELANAVSRHADELITFFADGSESGWVDLGAQFARALPLMAVNRLFGFPVEQGDDVFMDSWRMVDGGPDAAAAVGRLVAATSELAAYKRQHPGDDLTTRLLAVEPPLTVEQIGLELYAIIVILSELVSHAITNSVLEVLAGESGTRAGLMAGPVEELVNRVHIASPPWVNLTFRFPAVDTDLGDFRLAAGDVVVPSIAAAHGDPMFAPPGSQDASVSSRAHLAWGAGPHQCPGRGLADMIVTTAVGKLFERCDFELGLPVDQLPWRSSTHVRGLKSFPVRYRMRTGQAPMPPAAGAAAPPPLPEPAPSAHTTPAPAQPERPRSALWRFLASLRRG from the coding sequence ATGCACTTTCCCGCCTCCGCGCCGTCCGAGCTGGAGTCCCTGGCGGTCGAGCCGCTGATGACACGGGACTTCGAGACCCGGCCCGCCGCGGTCTACGCACGCCTGCGGGCCCGGTACGGGCCGGTGGCACCCGTCGATCTGCACGGGGTGCCGGTCTGGCTGGTGCTCGGCTACCGCGAGGTGTGGGAGGTGCTGCGCGACGAGAGCGCGTGGAAGAAGGACGTCCAGAACTGGCGGTGGCTGCGCGAGGGCCGGGTGCCGTCCGACTGGCCGCATCTGCCCGGCTACCAGGTCAGCCATCTGCTGGTCCAGGACGACCAGCGGCACAAGGCGACACGCGCCGCCGTGGAGGGGGCACTCGCCCCCTTCCAGGACTCCGACACGCCCCAGTCCTGGGAGTTGGCGAACGCCGTTTCCCGCCACGCCGACGAGCTGATCACCTTCTTCGCGGACGGCAGCGAGAGCGGATGGGTGGACCTCGGCGCGCAGTTCGCGCGGGCGCTGCCGCTGATGGCCGTCAACCGGCTGTTCGGCTTCCCCGTCGAACAGGGCGACGACGTGTTCATGGACTCGTGGCGCATGGTGGACGGCGGCCCGGACGCCGCGGCCGCCGTGGGCCGACTCGTGGCCGCGACGTCCGAACTCGCCGCGTACAAGAGGCAGCACCCCGGTGACGACCTGACCACCCGGCTGCTCGCCGTCGAGCCCCCGCTGACGGTTGAGCAGATCGGCCTGGAGCTGTACGCGATCATCGTCATCCTGTCGGAGCTGGTCAGCCACGCCATCACCAACAGCGTGCTGGAGGTGCTGGCCGGGGAGTCCGGGACGCGGGCCGGGCTGATGGCGGGGCCGGTCGAGGAGCTGGTCAACCGCGTGCACATCGCCTCGCCGCCGTGGGTCAACCTCACCTTCCGCTTCCCCGCGGTCGACACCGACCTGGGGGACTTCCGGCTCGCCGCGGGCGATGTGGTGGTGCCCTCCATCGCCGCCGCGCACGGCGATCCGATGTTCGCCCCGCCCGGCAGCCAGGACGCGTCGGTGAGTTCGCGCGCCCATCTGGCCTGGGGCGCGGGGCCGCACCAGTGCCCGGGCCGGGGGCTCGCCGACATGATCGTCACCACGGCGGTGGGCAAGCTGTTCGAGCGCTGTGACTTCGAACTGGGTCTGCCCGTGGACCAGTTGCCGTGGCGCTCGTCCACACATGTACGCGGCCTGAAGTCCTTCCCGGTCCGGTACCGGATGCGGACGGGGCAGGCCCCGATGCCCCCGGCCGCCGGAGCCGCGGCGCCCCCGCCGCTGCCGGAGCCCGCGCCATCCGCCCACACGACGCCAGCTCCCGCCCAGCCGGAACGGCCCCGCTCCGCGCTCTGGCGCTTCCTGGCGAGCCTGCGCCGAGGCTAG
- a CDS encoding ABC transporter substrate-binding protein yields the protein MARTPSLARALLTGVTLLGVLGSLAACDAQTSDSAGPGKRSKPRPITPVAGCAKGWTDPSDTSAARRPARCAPGAPAPKPLQKRTKVVVSASTLTAEYLAPLRIGVAKGEFSKEKLDVEVKLLPTPDALPLLAKGDIDVQYAAPEAAVLNGIRQGFDIRWVAGNFTPAPGSKSGFWARLRPGETAGGVSLKDRTVGTLIGKGSVITYPMEEVLSAHKADVDSVRFQQLGPAEVLASLKNGGVDAAWLLDPVWRQVDGDAGYAFLGGQPKGEPLGGLLFGPDLLTGDPDAGVAFLRAYIRTVNTYFAGDYKKDKAFLDDLGDVLKTEPDTLAAVPSLRMDWEIRAGTVDRLQKAYATAGVVEGDPLPEDRVVDRSFYAEAVGHKP from the coding sequence ATGGCACGGACTCCCTCCCTCGCCCGCGCCCTGCTCACGGGCGTGACCCTGCTGGGCGTCCTCGGCTCCCTCGCCGCCTGCGACGCGCAGACCTCGGACTCGGCGGGCCCGGGCAAGCGGAGCAAGCCCCGCCCGATCACCCCCGTCGCGGGCTGTGCCAAGGGCTGGACCGACCCCTCCGACACGTCCGCCGCCCGCAGGCCCGCCCGTTGCGCGCCCGGCGCGCCCGCGCCGAAGCCGCTGCAGAAGAGGACGAAGGTCGTCGTCTCCGCCTCCACGCTGACCGCCGAGTATCTGGCACCCCTGCGGATCGGCGTGGCGAAGGGCGAGTTCAGCAAGGAGAAGCTCGACGTCGAAGTGAAGCTGCTGCCCACCCCGGACGCGCTTCCGCTGCTCGCCAAGGGCGATATCGACGTCCAGTACGCGGCGCCGGAGGCCGCCGTGCTCAACGGCATCCGGCAGGGGTTCGACATTCGCTGGGTCGCCGGCAACTTCACGCCCGCGCCCGGCTCCAAGAGCGGATTCTGGGCCAGGCTGCGGCCGGGGGAAACGGCGGGCGGGGTCAGCCTCAAGGACCGTACGGTCGGCACCCTCATCGGCAAGGGCTCGGTCATCACGTACCCGATGGAGGAGGTGCTCTCCGCACACAAGGCCGACGTGGACAGCGTCCGCTTCCAGCAGCTCGGCCCGGCCGAGGTCCTCGCCTCACTGAAGAACGGCGGAGTGGACGCGGCCTGGCTGCTCGACCCGGTGTGGCGCCAGGTGGACGGCGACGCGGGCTACGCCTTCCTCGGCGGTCAGCCGAAGGGCGAACCGCTCGGCGGGCTCCTGTTCGGACCCGATCTGCTGACCGGTGACCCGGACGCGGGGGTGGCGTTCCTGCGCGCCTACATCCGCACCGTCAACACCTACTTCGCCGGGGACTACAAGAAGGACAAGGCATTCCTCGACGACCTCGGCGACGTGCTCAAGACCGAGCCGGACACGCTGGCCGCCGTGCCGTCGCTGCGCATGGACTGGGAGATTCGCGCGGGCACCGTGGACCGCCTGCAGAAGGCGTACGCCACCGCCGGGGTGGTCGAGGGCGACCCCCTGCCCGAGGACCGGGTCGTGGACCGCTCGTTCTACGCGGAGGCGGTCGGCCACAAGCCTTAG
- a CDS encoding ABC transporter permease, with protein sequence MKGENTAASAPAARPGEPLGEGGQDAGSGETTLLVRRPGPGERDPVRAHRRRRAIELSLALAVPAALILLWQLAADQRWIDSRIYPAPSTIAADGWQRAADGKLWPDVWATLKRVIAGYALGTAAGYLFGLLMGALRMVRAALEPLLDALYVVPKLALLPVFLNMFGLGEGPQIALVATTVFFFVWISTMAAVMGVAEGHREAGQVFGAGPWQMFRHVLLPASLPQVLVGMRVAAGVAVLVIVASEQIAANDGLGHLIFDSRTLFQNDVMFVGIVCVAVLGVVFSELVRFIGRRLTPWAPRDRGRPQS encoded by the coding sequence ATGAAGGGCGAGAACACCGCGGCCTCGGCCCCGGCCGCGCGGCCCGGTGAACCCCTCGGCGAAGGTGGACAGGATGCCGGGTCCGGCGAGACGACGCTGCTGGTGCGGCGCCCCGGACCGGGGGAGCGCGATCCGGTCCGCGCCCACCGGCGTCGCCGCGCCATCGAACTCTCCCTCGCCCTCGCCGTGCCCGCCGCGCTGATCCTGCTGTGGCAGCTCGCCGCGGATCAGCGCTGGATCGACTCGCGTATCTACCCCGCGCCGTCCACGATCGCGGCGGACGGCTGGCAGCGCGCCGCCGACGGCAAGCTGTGGCCTGACGTATGGGCCACGCTCAAGCGGGTGATCGCCGGATACGCTCTCGGCACCGCCGCGGGCTATCTCTTCGGGCTGCTGATGGGCGCGCTGCGGATGGTCCGCGCGGCCCTGGAACCGTTGCTCGACGCCCTGTACGTCGTGCCCAAGCTCGCACTGCTCCCCGTGTTCCTCAACATGTTCGGCCTCGGCGAGGGACCGCAGATCGCGCTCGTCGCGACCACCGTCTTCTTCTTCGTGTGGATCTCCACGATGGCCGCCGTGATGGGCGTCGCCGAGGGCCACCGGGAGGCCGGACAGGTATTCGGCGCCGGCCCCTGGCAGATGTTCCGCCATGTCCTGCTGCCCGCCTCGCTGCCGCAGGTCCTCGTCGGCATGCGGGTCGCGGCCGGAGTGGCCGTCCTCGTCATCGTCGCCTCCGAGCAGATCGCCGCGAACGACGGCCTCGGCCACCTCATCTTCGACTCGCGGACCCTGTTCCAGAACGACGTGATGTTCGTCGGCATCGTCTGCGTGGCCGTGCTCGGCGTGGTCTTCTCCGAACTCGTCCGGTTCATCGGCCGCCGGCTCACCCCCTGGGCGCCGCGGGACCGCGGCCGGCCCCAGTCCTGA